A single window of Thiohalorhabdus sp. Cl-TMA DNA harbors:
- a CDS encoding alpha/beta hydrolase: protein MQEPSETPLEHLDLAPEQGPARAAVIWLHGLGADGHDFAPLFRGIGNRLPGVRVLLPHAPEQPVTINGGMRMRAWYDVVNPDLTVEPDLAGIHRSARAVERLVEMLESAGIPAERTVIGGFSQGALVALWTGLGLSRSLAGIAGLSGYLPAEPPLAEVQKETPIFLGHGRHDGIVPFPEGEAARDRLRALGCREPVWHPYSIDHGVNADEADDLLAWVGAVLRGQ, encoded by the coding sequence ATGCAGGAACCATCCGAGACCCCGCTCGAGCACCTCGACCTCGCCCCCGAGCAGGGCCCCGCAAGGGCGGCCGTAATCTGGCTGCACGGCCTGGGCGCGGACGGCCACGATTTCGCTCCGCTCTTCCGGGGTATCGGCAATCGCCTGCCCGGGGTCCGCGTGCTGCTGCCGCATGCCCCGGAGCAGCCGGTCACCATCAACGGTGGCATGCGCATGCGCGCCTGGTATGACGTGGTGAATCCGGACCTGACGGTGGAACCGGACCTGGCGGGAATCCACCGGTCGGCCCGAGCAGTCGAGCGCCTGGTGGAGATGCTGGAGTCGGCGGGCATCCCCGCCGAGCGGACGGTGATCGGGGGCTTCTCCCAGGGCGCGCTGGTGGCCCTCTGGACAGGACTCGGTCTGTCCCGGTCCCTGGCCGGGATCGCCGGCCTGTCCGGCTACCTGCCCGCGGAACCGCCGCTGGCCGAAGTCCAGAAGGAGACTCCGATCTTCCTCGGCCACGGACGCCATGACGGCATCGTGCCCTTTCCGGAGGGCGAGGCGGCGCGCGACCGTCTGCGCGCCCTGGGCTGCCGCGAGCCGGTCTGGCACCCCTATTCCATTGACCACGGGGTGAACGCCGACGAGGCGGATGATCTGCTCGCATGGGTCGGGGCGGTGCTGCGGGGGCAATGA